The DNA region CACGCTGGCTCAGCGCGAGTTGCCCTTCAATCCATCCGCCCGACGCCTTTCCGGGCTGCGACAATGCGCCGCCAAACGCCTCGGCATTTTCCGCGATGAACCATTCGCCCGCCGCGCCGATGCGACCCGTGCGCACACGGAAATCCACTGCGGCTGCCCACGACGTCGATGTGGTTCCGGCGGATCGTCGTTTGCCGACGTGACCCGACACCGCGAACGCGGCCTCTGACGCCGCGTCGGGGTTGTCGCGGCCCACCCCAAGCCTGGCCTGGAAGGCAGGCGTCTTCGACCGTTCGCCCGCCCCGGCCTCAGGAGCAAACTGATACGCGTTGGCGGCATCGCCCGCGATCGGCGCCACGATACCGATGGCGCTGTGCCAGCCACGGCCCAGGTCTTGTTCGACACGCACCTGGGGCGCGCGCAGATACAGGTTGCCCGAGCGGAACAACATCGGGAACGACAAGGCCGCGAGCGAGGACGGATCGCGTGGCGCGAGCAGCACGTGGTCCTGGCCGATCTGAATCGCCGTGCCCTCGCGCTCGAGCCGGCCGAAGGCGTACACAAGGCGCGGCAGGCCCATCGCCGTGCCGGTCTGGAATCCCGGGGTGCCGCCGAAGAAGTCGGCCAGCACCGCGCCTGTAGCCGTCCACTCGCCGACCGCCACGCCGGTCATCGCCAGCCCAATTCGACTCTGTCGGACCGTGCCCGACATTGATCCCGTGGGGGACCCGGCCGCGGACGCGTCCACCAAGTTGGGGTTCTCAAGCCAGTTCGCGGTACCGGAATTGAAGAACGTGTTGGACAGAATGGTGCCCGACAGTTTCACGGGCTGTCGCGACGCCGACTCGACCTTGGTCTGCGCCAGGTCCGCCACTTGCGACTGGAGCATCTCGAGTTGAGCGGGCGTGACTTGAGCCGCCGGCGCCGCCTGGGGTCCGCTGCGCCGGTCGCCGATCGCGGTGCGAAGGTCGGCGAGAAGCGCTCGAAGCGCGCTCACCTCGTCGCGAAGTTCGTTCACCTCCGCACGCAGGGCTACGATGTCGGGAGAGGTGGATGGACGCGTGGCGCCGTCGGGGACCTGAGCGGCGGACGGATGCGCCGCGACCAGCACAGTGGCGAAAAAAAGGCCGTCGGCCAGTGACGGGTGCGCAGGAATTGAGTGACCATGGGCAGCATTGTAGGCCCTCCCAACCCGGCACCGAAGCGTGTCGTCTAAGCCCCGAGGACGTCTATGTTTGGACAGTGGTTCACCGGCATCGGACTCGATGCCAAACAGGTTGCACGTGGATTGATGGCCAGCCGGGCGTTCACCGTGGTGGCGGTGCTGTCGCTGGCGATTGGCATCGGCGCCAATGCCGCGATCTACAGTGTGATTCGCACCGTGCTGCTCGATCCCATGGCCGTGCGCACGCCTGATGAACTCGCGCTGGTCTATTGGCACCAGCCGGGAACGCTCTCGGTCAGCCAGATGAACTCGAGCGGCCACCAGGACGCCGGCAGCGGCCTCTCGTTCCGCAGCAACTACAGCTATCCGATGTATCGCGCGATCCAGCAGGTCGCGCCGGCCGGAGTCAGTGTGGCCGGGTTCAATTTTCTGCGCGACGTCACGGTTGCGGTGGGTGACGAGCCCGCGGTGCTGGCCGGTGGCCTCGTCGCCGACGGACGGTACTTCGGCGTCGTCGGCCCCCGGATGCATCTCGGCCGGCCATTCGGAGACGCCGACGATCAAGAAGGCGCCCCGCTCGTGGCTGTCCTCGGCCATTCGTTCTGGATGCGCACGTTCGGCGGAGACCCATTGGTCGTGGGCCGTCAGGTGCGGGTGAATGGTGTGTCTGTCGAGGTCATTGGAGTGACCGCGGCCGAGTTCCGCGGATTGTCGAAGGGCGGCTTTTTTCCGCAGACCGAGATCACCCTGCCGATGGCGGCCGTCAATCTCCTGCAACCCCAGTGGGGCGACGGCGTTCCGCTCATGACGAGCCCCCGCCATCTCTGGGTGCGGCTGATTACCCGCGTCGCACCCGGCACTTCGCAGGCGACGATGACAGGCGCATTGGCGTCGGTGATACCCGCACACGTGGCTGGCCTTGTGGAACCCAACGCAGCGCCCGCGTTCGTGCTGATGGTGCCTGGCGCCCGCGGCCTCGATCAGACCCGGCCTGAGTTGCGCCAACTCCTGTACGTCCTCATGGGCGTGGTTGGCGTGGTGCTGCTGATCGCGTGCGTGAACCTGGCGGGATTGATGCTCGCACGAGGCATCGCGCGCCAGCGGGAGATGGCAGTGCGCCGAGCGCTCGGCGCCGGTCGCGCACGGCTGGTACGAGGCTTGTTGCTCGAAGGCCTGATGATCGCTGTCGCCGGCGGAACGCTCGGCATCTTTCTGACGTTCCTGAGCCGCGGCCTCCTCACATCCGCACTCAACGCCGGTCTCGGATCCGGACCGTTTGTGCGCCAACCACTCGACGTCTCGATCGACTTGCCGCTGGTGGCTGCCACGTTCGGCCTCTCCCTGGTCGCCGCGCTGGTTTTCAGCCTGCTGCCCGCCGCGCGCCTCACGCGAGTGGAGCAAACCTCGCACTTCAAACCCCAGGCCGCCGGCTCCGGCACTCCCAGGCTCACCCTGGGCCGGGCGCTTGTCGCATTACAGATCGGCATCTCTGTGCCGCTGCTCGTGTGCGCGCTGCTCCTGCTGCGTACCGTCTCGAATCTCGGCGCGGTGGACCTGGGCTTTAATGCGCAGGGCCTCGCGTTCTTCCGGCTCGAACTGGCCGCGGCCCGCCTCCCCGACGCCGATCAGCGCACGCTGTATCAACGAGTGCTCAACGCGGTGGAACGTGTGCCCGGTGTGGAATCGGCAAGTTCGATTGAGAACGTGCTGATGAGTGGCGTCACATCCAACACCAACGTGGTGATCAACGGCCAGCAGCACTCGCTCTACACCAACGCCGTGGGGCCGGGCTTTCTCGGCAC from Acidobacteriota bacterium includes:
- a CDS encoding ABC transporter permease — protein: MFGQWFTGIGLDAKQVARGLMASRAFTVVAVLSLAIGIGANAAIYSVIRTVLLDPMAVRTPDELALVYWHQPGTLSVSQMNSSGHQDAGSGLSFRSNYSYPMYRAIQQVAPAGVSVAGFNFLRDVTVAVGDEPAVLAGGLVADGRYFGVVGPRMHLGRPFGDADDQEGAPLVAVLGHSFWMRTFGGDPLVVGRQVRVNGVSVEVIGVTAAEFRGLSKGGFFPQTEITLPMAAVNLLQPQWGDGVPLMTSPRHLWVRLITRVAPGTSQATMTGALASVIPAHVAGLVEPNAAPAFVLMVPGARGLDQTRPELRQLLYVLMGVVGVVLLIACVNLAGLMLARGIARQREMAVRRALGAGRARLVRGLLLEGLMIAVAGGTLGIFLTFLSRGLLTSALNAGLGSGPFVRQPLDVSIDLPLVAATFGLSLVAALVFSLLPAARLTRVEQTSHFKPQAAGSGTPRLTLGRALVALQIGISVPLLVCALLLLRTVSNLGAVDLGFNAQGLAFFRLELAAARLPDADQRTLYQRVLNAVERVPGVESASSIENVLMSGVTSNTNVVINGQQHSLYTNAVGPGFLGTMGMRLLAGRAPGVQDVAGGPPVGVLNETAARLFFGDGPAIGQTIRAGRRTVEVIGVVSDTRYDSQRAAVRPTMFDSALQRAGFTTNIVVRSAMPVEQLAPELRRAVAGVSAALPVPDVRSQVAQVDERVARERVFARLLAIFGGFALLLASIGLHGVTAYSVSRRTNEIGVRMALGALPRQVLWMVQKQVAWLGVAGLVLGVPLAYAAAPLVGALLFGVAPADGRAMAGAAAVMLAVALLAGYLPARRASRLNPLAALRRE